Proteins encoded by one window of Streptomyces clavuligerus:
- a CDS encoding sugar ABC transporter permease, whose amino-acid sequence MTDRADLAKDRGQGQDTPPEPPPAVPAVDPRLLVREQGLAGYLTAFRRTVSAGELGSLPVVLGLVAIAAVFQSLNENFLSAQNLSNIAVAMVGTGMMSVGIIFVLLLGEIDLSVGAVSGVSGAIVAVLSVTHGVNEWLAVLAAVAGGAAIGALHGFFFAVIGAPAFAVTLAGLLFWQGFMLQLLGSSGTLNLDPDGVVGQLNTYYFSDVAAAYGLAALAVAVFFLTALADLRRRAAAGVPSRPFTDIALRTAGLAAVAFAAAYVLNQYKGLPLALVLFLAALVTTDFVLRRTAYGRTVLALGGSVEAARRAGIPVHLVRISVFAVAGTFAAIGGLFMASKIAAANQSAGGGELLMNVIAAAVIGGTSLFGGRGRTWNALLGVMVIVSIQYGLALEGIKSPVQFMITGGVLLATVVIDSVTRRTQRTAGRA is encoded by the coding sequence ATGACGGACCGCGCAGACCTGGCCAAGGACCGGGGACAGGGCCAGGACACACCGCCGGAGCCGCCCCCGGCCGTGCCCGCCGTCGACCCGCGGCTGTTGGTGCGGGAGCAGGGCCTCGCGGGCTATCTCACGGCCTTCCGCCGCACCGTCTCCGCCGGTGAGCTGGGCTCCCTCCCCGTCGTCCTCGGCCTCGTCGCCATCGCCGCGGTCTTCCAGAGCCTGAACGAGAACTTCCTCTCCGCCCAGAACCTCAGCAATATCGCCGTCGCCATGGTCGGCACCGGGATGATGTCCGTCGGCATCATCTTCGTCCTCCTCCTCGGCGAGATCGATCTGTCGGTGGGCGCGGTGAGCGGGGTCTCCGGCGCGATCGTCGCCGTGCTCAGCGTCACCCACGGGGTGAACGAGTGGCTCGCGGTCCTCGCCGCCGTCGCGGGCGGCGCGGCCATCGGCGCCCTGCACGGCTTCTTCTTCGCCGTCATCGGGGCGCCCGCCTTCGCGGTCACCCTCGCCGGGCTGCTCTTCTGGCAGGGCTTCATGCTCCAGCTCCTGGGCTCCAGCGGCACCCTCAACCTGGACCCCGACGGAGTGGTCGGCCAGCTCAACACCTACTACTTCAGCGATGTGGCCGCCGCCTACGGCCTCGCCGCCCTGGCCGTCGCCGTGTTCTTTCTCACGGCCCTCGCGGACCTCCGCCGCCGGGCCGCCGCGGGGGTCCCTTCCCGGCCGTTCACCGACATCGCGCTGCGCACGGCCGGGCTCGCCGCCGTGGCCTTCGCGGCGGCCTATGTCCTCAACCAGTACAAGGGGCTGCCGCTGGCCCTCGTCCTCTTTCTGGCCGCCCTGGTGACCACCGACTTCGTCCTGCGCCGCACGGCCTACGGGCGCACGGTCCTCGCCCTCGGCGGCAGCGTGGAGGCCGCCCGCCGGGCGGGTATCCCCGTCCATCTCGTCCGGATCTCCGTCTTCGCCGTCGCGGGCACCTTCGCCGCGATCGGCGGGCTCTTCATGGCGTCCAAGATCGCTGCCGCCAATCAGAGCGCGGGCGGCGGTGAGCTGCTGATGAACGTGATCGCGGCGGCCGTGATCGGCGGTACGAGCCTCTTCGGCGGGCGCGGCCGGACCTGGAACGCCCTCCTCGGCGTGATGGTCATCGTCTCCATCCAGTACGGCCTGGCGCTGGAGGGGATCAAGTCCCCGGTCCAGTTCATGATCACCGGCGGGGTGCTGCTCGCCACCGTCGTCATCGATTCGGTCACCCGCCGTACCCAGCGCACGGCAGGGCGCGCCTAG
- a CDS encoding substrate-binding domain-containing protein has protein sequence MNAHLRRAAVVTAATAMAVTLAACGSAKEAGDKAKESTGPKKGDAITVGLLLPENQTARYEKFDKPLIEKKIAELTGGRGEVVYDNAKQDATLQSQQIDAMITNKVDVLILDAVDSKAAAQGVRKAKDAGIPVVAFDRLAEGPIDAYTSFDNEEVGRVQGRALLEALGDRAGSGKIVMMNGSITDPNAALYKSGSHEILDGRVAVGKEYDTKEWKPENANANMEAAISALGKENIVGVYSANDGMAGGVITALKAAGLDKLPPVTGQDAELAAVQRIVAGEQYASVYKPYAGEAHAAARMAVALARGEKVTGVAKDTVDSPTTRGVPSILVPVVSLTRDNIADTVVKDGVWTVQEICTAKYRPACDRLGLK, from the coding sequence ATGAACGCACATCTGCGTCGTGCGGCCGTCGTCACCGCCGCCACCGCCATGGCCGTCACGCTCGCGGCCTGCGGCAGCGCCAAGGAGGCCGGGGACAAGGCGAAGGAGTCCACCGGACCGAAGAAGGGCGACGCCATCACGGTCGGTCTGCTCCTCCCGGAGAACCAGACGGCCCGCTACGAGAAGTTCGACAAACCCCTCATCGAGAAGAAGATCGCCGAACTGACCGGCGGCAGGGGCGAGGTCGTCTACGACAACGCCAAACAGGACGCCACGCTCCAGAGCCAGCAGATCGACGCCATGATCACCAACAAGGTGGACGTCCTGATCCTCGACGCCGTCGACTCCAAGGCGGCGGCCCAGGGGGTGCGGAAGGCCAAGGACGCGGGCATCCCGGTGGTCGCCTTCGACCGGCTCGCCGAGGGGCCCATCGACGCCTACACCTCGTTCGACAACGAGGAGGTCGGCCGGGTCCAGGGCCGGGCCCTGCTCGAAGCGCTCGGCGACCGGGCGGGGAGCGGGAAGATCGTCATGATGAACGGCTCCATCACCGACCCCAACGCCGCGCTGTACAAGAGCGGTTCGCACGAGATCCTCGACGGCAGGGTGGCCGTCGGCAAGGAGTACGACACCAAGGAGTGGAAGCCGGAGAACGCCAACGCCAACATGGAGGCGGCGATCTCCGCGCTCGGCAAGGAGAACATCGTCGGGGTCTACTCCGCCAACGACGGGATGGCGGGCGGCGTCATCACCGCGCTCAAGGCGGCGGGCCTGGACAAGCTGCCGCCCGTCACCGGCCAGGACGCCGAACTCGCCGCCGTCCAGCGGATCGTGGCGGGGGAGCAGTACGCCAGCGTCTACAAGCCGTACGCCGGTGAGGCCCACGCGGCGGCGCGGATGGCCGTCGCGCTGGCCCGGGGCGAGAAGGTGACCGGCGTCGCGAAGGACACCGTCGACAGCCCCACCACCCGGGGTGTGCCCTCGATCCTGGTGCCCGTGGTGTCGCTGACCCGGGACAACATCGCCGACACCGTCGTCAAGGACGGGGTCTGGACCGTCCAGGAGATCTGCACGGCCAAGTACCGGCCGGCCTGCGACCGGCTCGGCCTGAAGTAG
- the dxs gene encoding 1-deoxy-D-xylulose-5-phosphate synthase produces the protein MKDSREARRSRVVVGDAEGLLAGVTGPRDLDRLTPEQLDELAAEIRAFLVDAVSKTGGHLGPNLGVVELTIALHRVFDSPRDRVLWDTGHQSYVHKLLTGRQDFARLKMKGGLSGYPARAESDHDIIENSHASTVLGWADGLAKANELLGKDDHVVAVIGDGALTGGMAWEALNNIAAAKDRPLVIVVNDNERSYAPTIGGLANHLATLRTTDGYERFLARGKDLLGRTPVVGKPLYETLHGAKKGLKDVIAPQGMFEDLGLKYLGPIDGHDMEALESALSRAKRFGGPVIVHCLTEKGRGYQPALQDEADRFHAVGKIHPDTGLPIASSGLDWTSVFGEEMVRLGEERPDIVAITAAMLHPVGLDRFAKAFPHRVYDVGIAEQHGAVSAAGLATGGLHPVFAVYATFLNRAFDQVLMDVALHKCGVTFVLDRAGVTGTDGASHNGMWDLSILQVVPGLRISAPRDADQVRAQLREAVAVEDAPTVVRFSKGAVGPAVQAVGRVGGMDVLREAGAERPDVLLVSVGALAPMCLEIADLLDKQGISTTVVDPRWVKPVDEALAPLAERHRVVVTVEDNIRVGGVGSAVAQALRDAGVDVPLRDFGIPPRFLDHASRAEVLTEIGLTAPDIARQVTGLVARLDGRYDTTAGAAEAAEPVRD, from the coding sequence GTGAAGGATTCGCGCGAAGCGCGTCGTTCGAGGGTCGTGGTGGGCGACGCCGAAGGACTGCTCGCGGGCGTCACGGGCCCGCGCGACCTGGACCGGCTCACCCCGGAGCAGTTGGACGAGCTGGCGGCGGAGATCCGCGCCTTCCTCGTGGACGCCGTCTCCAAGACCGGCGGCCACCTCGGCCCCAACCTCGGTGTGGTCGAGCTGACGATCGCGCTGCACCGGGTCTTCGACTCCCCCCGGGACCGGGTGCTGTGGGACACCGGCCACCAGAGCTATGTGCACAAGCTGCTCACCGGCCGCCAGGACTTCGCCCGGCTGAAGATGAAGGGCGGGCTCTCCGGCTATCCGGCCCGTGCCGAGTCCGACCACGACATCATCGAGAACTCGCACGCCTCGACCGTGCTCGGCTGGGCCGACGGCCTCGCCAAGGCCAATGAGCTGCTCGGCAAGGACGACCATGTGGTCGCCGTCATCGGTGACGGGGCGCTCACGGGCGGTATGGCCTGGGAGGCGCTGAACAACATCGCCGCGGCCAAGGACCGCCCGCTGGTGATCGTCGTCAACGACAACGAGCGCTCGTACGCGCCGACGATCGGCGGGCTCGCCAACCATCTGGCGACCCTGCGCACCACCGACGGCTACGAGCGCTTCCTCGCCCGCGGCAAGGACCTGCTCGGGCGCACCCCCGTCGTGGGCAAGCCGCTCTACGAGACCCTGCACGGCGCCAAGAAGGGCCTCAAGGACGTCATCGCCCCCCAGGGCATGTTCGAGGACCTGGGCCTGAAGTACCTCGGCCCCATCGACGGCCACGACATGGAGGCCCTGGAGTCCGCGCTCTCCCGCGCGAAGCGCTTCGGCGGCCCCGTGATCGTCCACTGCCTCACCGAGAAGGGCCGCGGCTATCAGCCCGCCCTCCAGGACGAGGCCGACCGCTTCCACGCCGTCGGCAAGATCCACCCCGACACCGGGCTGCCGATCGCCAGCTCGGGCCTGGACTGGACCTCCGTCTTCGGTGAGGAGATGGTCCGGCTCGGCGAGGAGCGCCCGGACATCGTGGCGATCACCGCGGCCATGCTCCACCCCGTCGGCCTGGACAGGTTCGCCAAGGCGTTCCCGCACCGGGTCTACGACGTGGGCATCGCCGAGCAGCACGGCGCGGTCTCCGCCGCGGGGCTCGCCACCGGCGGGCTGCACCCCGTCTTCGCGGTGTACGCGACCTTCCTCAACCGCGCCTTCGACCAGGTCCTGATGGACGTCGCCCTGCACAAGTGCGGTGTGACCTTCGTCCTCGACCGCGCCGGGGTCACCGGCACCGACGGCGCCTCCCACAACGGCATGTGGGACCTGTCGATCCTCCAGGTCGTCCCCGGGCTGCGGATCTCCGCCCCGCGCGACGCCGACCAGGTCCGGGCCCAGCTCCGGGAGGCCGTCGCGGTCGAGGACGCCCCGACCGTGGTGCGCTTCTCCAAGGGCGCCGTGGGCCCGGCGGTCCAGGCCGTGGGCCGGGTCGGCGGGATGGACGTCCTGCGGGAGGCCGGGGCCGAGCGCCCCGATGTGCTGCTGGTCTCCGTCGGCGCGCTCGCCCCGATGTGTCTGGAGATCGCCGACCTGCTGGACAAGCAGGGCATCTCCACCACCGTGGTCGACCCGCGCTGGGTCAAGCCGGTGGACGAGGCCCTGGCCCCGCTCGCCGAGCGGCACCGGGTCGTCGTCACGGTCGAGGACAACATCCGGGTCGGCGGTGTCGGCTCGGCCGTGGCCCAGGCCCTGCGCGACGCGGGTGTCGACGTCCCGCTGCGGGACTTCGGCATCCCGCCGCGCTTCCTGGACCACGCCTCGCGCGCCGAGGTGCTGACCGAGATCGGACTGACGGCCCCGGACATCGCCCGGCAGGTCACCGGCCTCGTCGCCCGGCTGGACGGACGCTACGACACCACCGCCGGGGCAGCGGAGGCGGCGGAGCCCGTCCGCGACTGA
- a CDS encoding ATP-binding cassette domain-containing protein — protein sequence MSPLPVLALRGVSKRFGAVQALTDVALEVHPGEVVALVGDNGAGKSTLVKVIAGVHPIDEGVIEWDGAPVTVARPHDAQHLGIATVYQDLALCDNIDVVGNLFLGRELRRRGVLDEVEMERRARELLDTLSIRIPSVRIPVASLSGGQRQTVAIARSLLGEPRLVILDEPTAALGVEQTAQVLDLVERLRQRGHALILISHNMADVKVVADRVAVLRLGRNNGVFDVGTTSQEEIVSAITGATDNAVTRRAARIGEGRS from the coding sequence GTGTCCCCCCTGCCCGTGCTGGCCCTGCGAGGGGTCTCCAAACGGTTCGGCGCCGTCCAGGCGCTGACCGATGTCGCGCTGGAGGTCCACCCGGGCGAAGTCGTCGCCCTGGTCGGCGACAACGGCGCCGGAAAGTCCACCCTGGTCAAGGTGATCGCCGGGGTGCACCCCATCGACGAGGGCGTCATCGAGTGGGACGGCGCGCCCGTGACCGTCGCCCGCCCGCACGACGCCCAGCACCTCGGCATCGCCACCGTCTACCAGGACCTCGCGCTCTGCGACAACATCGACGTCGTCGGCAATCTCTTCCTCGGACGCGAGCTGCGCCGCCGCGGGGTCCTCGACGAGGTCGAGATGGAGCGCCGCGCCCGGGAACTGCTCGACACCCTCTCGATCCGCATCCCCAGCGTCCGCATCCCCGTCGCCTCGCTCTCCGGCGGCCAGCGCCAGACCGTGGCCATCGCCCGCTCCCTGCTCGGCGAGCCCCGGCTCGTCATCCTGGACGAGCCCACGGCCGCGCTCGGCGTCGAGCAGACCGCGCAAGTCCTCGACCTGGTCGAACGGCTCCGCCAGCGCGGCCACGCGCTCATTCTCATCAGCCACAACATGGCGGACGTCAAGGTCGTCGCCGACCGGGTCGCGGTCCTGCGCCTCGGCCGCAACAACGGCGTCTTCGACGTCGGCACCACCTCGCAGGAGGAGATCGTCTCCGCCATCACCGGAGCCACGGACAACGCCGTGACCCGCCGGGCGGCACGCATCGGGGAGGGCCGCTCATGA
- a CDS encoding 3-hydroxyacyl-CoA dehydrogenase NAD-binding domain-containing protein — MSNTAELLKGAAELFPDEVVTQAHVRHLDLPAGAGRFALITLDNGLDHTKPTTFGPQSLAHLDAAIDQVEREAAEGSVVGVGLTGKPFIFAVGADLKGVELLRARDEALAIGRSGHEVFKRLSSLAVPTFAYYNGAAMGGGVEVGLHCSYRTVSRAIPAFSLPEVFLGLVPGWGGCALLPNLIGADRAVTVIIENSLSQNRQLKGGQVAELGIADAIFDGADFLEQSLVWTAGVLNGTVAVERAEIDRGEGWDAAVARGRAVADGKVHGAAPAAYRALDIIAAAKDGDLQAGFDAEDEALADLIMGGELRSGIYAFNLVQKRGKRPAGAPDKSLARPVTKVGVVGAGLMASQLALLFVRRLEVPVVLTDIDQERIDKGVGYVHSEIDKLLGKGRIDQDRANRLKGLVTGVLDKAEGFADADFVIEAVFEEMGVKRQVFAEVEAVAPAHAILATNTSSLSVSEMAAELKHPERVVGFHFFNPVAVLPLLEIVRGEQTDDASLATAFAVAKKLRKTAVLVKDAPAFVVNRILTRFMGEIQNVIDEGTSVEVAERAVAPLGLPMSPLVLLELVGPAIGLHVSETLNRAFPDRFTVSPNLQAVVAAGKRGFYRYDSGRPELDPEVAALLRQGDTVLTGEQVRARVLDAVAQEIGLMLDEGVVAEAQDIDLCLITGAGWPFHLGGITPYLDREGVSQRVNGKPFLAPGTASVPA; from the coding sequence GTGAGCAACACCGCCGAACTCCTCAAGGGCGCGGCCGAGCTGTTCCCGGACGAGGTCGTCACCCAGGCGCACGTCCGCCATCTCGACCTCCCCGCCGGGGCCGGGCGCTTCGCGCTGATCACCCTGGACAACGGCCTGGACCACACCAAGCCGACCACCTTCGGCCCGCAGTCGCTGGCCCACCTCGACGCCGCGATCGACCAGGTCGAACGGGAGGCCGCCGAGGGCTCCGTCGTGGGCGTGGGCCTCACCGGCAAGCCGTTCATCTTCGCCGTCGGCGCCGACCTCAAGGGCGTGGAGCTGCTGCGCGCCCGGGACGAGGCCCTGGCCATCGGCAGGAGCGGGCACGAGGTCTTCAAGCGGCTCTCCTCGCTCGCGGTACCGACGTTCGCGTACTACAACGGCGCGGCGATGGGCGGCGGCGTCGAGGTCGGGCTGCACTGCTCGTACCGCACCGTCTCCCGGGCCATCCCGGCGTTCTCGCTGCCCGAGGTCTTCCTCGGGCTGGTCCCCGGCTGGGGCGGCTGCGCCCTGCTGCCGAACCTGATCGGCGCGGACCGCGCGGTCACCGTGATCATCGAGAACTCGCTGAGCCAGAACCGCCAGCTCAAGGGCGGTCAGGTGGCCGAGCTGGGCATCGCGGACGCGATCTTCGACGGCGCCGACTTCCTGGAGCAGTCGCTCGTGTGGACCGCCGGGGTGCTGAACGGCACGGTCGCCGTGGAGCGCGCGGAGATCGACCGGGGCGAGGGCTGGGACGCGGCCGTGGCCCGCGGCCGGGCCGTCGCCGACGGCAAGGTGCACGGCGCGGCCCCGGCCGCCTACCGCGCCCTGGACATCATCGCCGCCGCCAAGGACGGCGACCTCCAGGCCGGGTTCGACGCCGAGGACGAGGCGCTGGCCGACCTGATCATGGGTGGCGAGCTGCGCAGCGGCATCTACGCCTTCAACCTGGTGCAGAAGCGCGGCAAGCGCCCGGCCGGGGCCCCGGACAAGAGCCTGGCCCGCCCGGTGACCAAGGTCGGTGTCGTGGGCGCCGGTCTGATGGCCTCCCAGCTCGCCCTGCTCTTCGTCCGCCGTCTTGAGGTGCCGGTCGTCCTGACCGACATCGACCAGGAGCGGATCGACAAGGGCGTGGGCTATGTCCACTCCGAGATCGACAAGCTGCTCGGCAAGGGCCGGATCGACCAGGACCGGGCGAACCGGCTCAAGGGCCTGGTCACCGGTGTGCTGGACAAGGCGGAGGGCTTCGCCGACGCGGACTTCGTCATCGAGGCCGTCTTCGAGGAGATGGGTGTCAAGCGGCAGGTGTTCGCGGAGGTCGAGGCCGTCGCCCCGGCGCACGCGATCCTCGCCACCAACACCTCCTCGCTCTCCGTCAGCGAGATGGCCGCCGAGCTGAAGCACCCCGAGCGGGTCGTCGGCTTCCACTTCTTCAACCCGGTCGCGGTGCTGCCGCTGCTGGAGATCGTCCGCGGCGAGCAGACCGACGACGCGTCGCTGGCCACCGCGTTCGCCGTGGCGAAGAAGCTGCGGAAGACCGCCGTCCTGGTGAAGGACGCGCCCGCGTTCGTCGTCAACCGGATCCTCACCCGCTTCATGGGCGAGATCCAGAACGTGATCGACGAGGGCACCTCCGTCGAGGTGGCGGAGCGGGCCGTCGCGCCGCTGGGGCTGCCGATGTCCCCGCTGGTCCTGCTGGAGCTGGTGGGCCCGGCGATCGGGCTGCATGTCTCGGAGACCCTGAACCGGGCCTTCCCGGACCGCTTCACCGTCTCCCCCAACCTCCAGGCGGTCGTCGCGGCGGGCAAGCGCGGCTTCTACCGCTACGACTCCGGCCGTCCGGAGCTGGACCCCGAGGTCGCCGCGCTGCTGCGGCAGGGCGACACGGTCCTCACCGGGGAGCAGGTCAGGGCCCGGGTGCTGGACGCGGTGGCGCAGGAGATCGGCCTCATGCTGGACGAGGGCGTCGTCGCCGAGGCCCAGGACATCGACCTCTGCCTGATCACGGGCGCCGGGTGGCCCTTCCACCTGGGCGGCATCACCCCGTACCTGGACCGTGAGGGCGTCTCCCAGCGGGTGAACGGCAAGCCGTTCCTCGCCCCCGGCACGGCGAGCGTCCCGGCGTAA
- a CDS encoding ROK family transcriptional regulator, with translation METPGSQTSLHRANLERVVRAVRMAGSLTQAEIARTTGLSAATVSNIVRELKERGTVEVTPTSAGGRRARSISLSADAGVVIGVDFGHSHLRVAIADLAHRVLAEECEPLDVDASAEQGFDRAETLVKRLVAGSVGEPGKVIGAGLGLPGPIDAASGVLGPAAMLPGWTGTNPGEEMARRLGVPVRVDNDANLGALGELVWGGGRGVADLAYVKVAAGVGAGLVIGGRVFRGPGGTAGELGHVVLDPAGPVCRCGNRGCLETFAAARYVLPLLRTSHGPGLTLGDMVRLAREGDAGCRRVVADTGRHLGTAVAALANLLNPSRVLLGGDLAGAGELVLGPLRDTLARYAIPSAAARLTVAAGTLGPRAEVLGAIALVLSEMGDTGLLRHGTGSLQGLAPLPGGGLLPGAPRSRTRPAPDDPSSPTERMAPLSSR, from the coding sequence ATGGAGACTCCGGGTTCGCAGACATCGCTGCACCGGGCCAATCTGGAGCGCGTGGTACGGGCCGTGCGCATGGCCGGCTCACTGACCCAGGCCGAGATCGCGCGGACCACCGGACTGTCGGCGGCCACGGTCTCCAATATCGTCCGGGAGCTGAAAGAGCGCGGGACCGTCGAGGTCACGCCCACGTCGGCGGGCGGGCGCCGGGCCCGTTCCATCTCGCTCAGCGCGGACGCGGGCGTGGTGATCGGCGTCGACTTCGGCCACAGCCATCTGCGGGTCGCGATCGCCGACCTGGCCCACCGGGTGCTCGCCGAGGAGTGCGAGCCGCTGGACGTGGACGCCTCCGCCGAGCAGGGCTTCGACCGGGCCGAGACCCTGGTGAAACGGCTGGTCGCCGGGAGCGTCGGCGAGCCGGGGAAGGTGATCGGCGCGGGCCTCGGCCTCCCCGGCCCCATCGACGCCGCGTCCGGCGTCCTCGGCCCCGCGGCGATGCTGCCCGGGTGGACGGGGACCAACCCCGGCGAGGAGATGGCCCGGCGGCTCGGGGTCCCGGTCCGGGTGGACAACGACGCCAACCTCGGCGCCCTCGGCGAGCTGGTCTGGGGCGGCGGCCGGGGCGTCGCCGACCTCGCCTATGTGAAGGTCGCCGCCGGGGTCGGCGCCGGTCTGGTGATCGGCGGCCGGGTCTTCCGCGGCCCCGGCGGCACCGCGGGCGAGCTGGGCCATGTCGTCCTCGACCCCGCGGGCCCCGTCTGCCGCTGCGGCAACCGGGGCTGTCTGGAGACCTTCGCCGCCGCCCGCTACGTCCTGCCGCTGCTGCGCACCAGCCACGGCCCCGGTCTCACCCTGGGCGACATGGTGCGCCTGGCCCGCGAGGGCGACGCGGGCTGCCGCCGGGTCGTCGCCGACACCGGCCGCCACCTCGGCACCGCCGTGGCCGCGCTCGCCAATCTGCTCAACCCCAGCCGGGTGCTGCTCGGCGGCGATCTCGCCGGGGCGGGGGAGCTGGTGCTCGGCCCGCTGCGCGACACCCTGGCCCGCTACGCCATCCCGAGCGCCGCCGCCCGGCTCACCGTGGCCGCGGGCACGCTCGGCCCCCGCGCCGAGGTGCTGGGCGCGATCGCCCTGGTGCTCAGCGAGATGGGCGACACGGGCCTCCTCCGGCACGGCACCGGCTCCCTCCAGGGCCTCGCTCCGCTCCCCGGCGGCGGCCTCCTCCCCGGCGCCCCCCGGTCCCGTACCCGCCCCGCCCCGGACGATCCGTCTTCACCTACAGAACGCATGGCACCGTTGTCATCTCGTTAA
- a CDS encoding amino acid permease, translating to MTTDTDPEGRTGIFRTKSVEQSIRDTEEPEHGLKRSLSALDLTVFGVGVIIGTGIFVLTGAVAKETAGPATALAFVVAAIVCGLAALCYAEFASTVPVAGSAYTFAYASLGELPAWIIGWDLVLEFAVGTAVVAVGWSGYLRSLMDNVGWHLPQALSGTTPEHGFAFDLLAFLLVLLLTAILVLGMKLSARVTTAVVAIKVAVVLIVIVAGSFFIKASNYDPFIPPAVREPGESGLQQPLVQLMFGYAPTSFGVMGIFTAASIVFFAFIGFDVVATAAEETRNPQRDMPRGILGSLFICTVLYVAVSIVVTGMQHYTRLTVDAPLADAFKSIGHPWYAGVISFGAVIGLTSVCLILLLGQTRVFFAMSRDGLLPRFFSVTHPRYRTPYRATVLLGVVIAIVAGCTNIEELAALVNIGTLFAFVVVALGVIILRRTRPDLPRAFRTPFVPWLPALSVAASLWLMLNLPSETWLRFGLWMLLGVVVYWLYGRRHSRLEPGAPVPHRSH from the coding sequence GTGACCACAGACACCGACCCCGAGGGCCGTACGGGGATCTTCCGGACCAAGAGCGTCGAGCAGTCCATCCGTGACACCGAGGAGCCCGAGCACGGGCTCAAACGCTCCCTCAGCGCCCTTGACCTCACGGTCTTCGGGGTCGGTGTCATCATCGGCACGGGGATCTTCGTCCTCACCGGCGCGGTGGCCAAGGAGACGGCCGGGCCCGCCACCGCGCTGGCCTTCGTGGTCGCCGCGATCGTCTGCGGGCTCGCGGCCCTGTGCTACGCCGAGTTCGCGTCCACCGTCCCGGTCGCCGGGTCGGCGTACACCTTCGCCTACGCTTCCCTCGGTGAGCTGCCCGCCTGGATCATCGGCTGGGACCTCGTCCTGGAGTTCGCGGTCGGCACGGCGGTCGTCGCCGTCGGCTGGTCGGGCTATCTGCGCTCGCTCATGGACAACGTGGGCTGGCATCTGCCGCAGGCGCTCTCCGGCACCACGCCCGAGCACGGCTTCGCCTTCGATCTGCTCGCCTTTCTGCTGGTGCTGCTCCTCACGGCGATCCTCGTCCTCGGGATGAAGCTTTCCGCCCGGGTCACCACGGCCGTCGTCGCGATCAAGGTGGCTGTCGTCCTCATCGTCATCGTCGCCGGGTCCTTCTTCATCAAGGCGTCGAACTACGACCCCTTCATCCCCCCGGCGGTGCGGGAACCCGGTGAGTCGGGGCTTCAGCAGCCCCTGGTCCAGCTCATGTTCGGCTACGCGCCCACCAGCTTCGGTGTCATGGGCATCTTCACCGCCGCCTCCATCGTCTTCTTCGCGTTCATCGGCTTCGACGTCGTCGCCACCGCCGCCGAGGAGACCAGGAACCCGCAGCGGGACATGCCCCGGGGCATCCTCGGCTCGCTGTTCATCTGCACCGTGCTGTATGTCGCGGTCTCGATCGTCGTCACCGGGATGCAGCACTACACCAGACTGACGGTCGACGCCCCGCTGGCCGACGCCTTCAAGTCCATCGGTCATCCCTGGTACGCGGGCGTCATCAGCTTCGGCGCGGTGATCGGCCTCACCTCGGTCTGTCTGATCCTGCTGCTGGGGCAGACCCGGGTGTTCTTCGCGATGAGCCGGGACGGGCTGCTGCCGCGCTTCTTCTCCGTGACCCATCCGCGCTACCGCACGCCCTACCGGGCCACTGTCCTGCTCGGTGTCGTCATCGCGATCGTCGCGGGCTGCACCAATATCGAGGAACTGGCGGCGCTGGTGAACATCGGCACCCTCTTCGCCTTTGTCGTGGTGGCCCTCGGCGTGATCATCCTCCGCCGGACCCGCCCCGATCTGCCGCGCGCCTTCCGCACCCCGTTCGTGCCCTGGCTGCCCGCCCTCTCGGTGGCCGCCTCGCTCTGGCTGATGCTCAACCTGCCCAGCGAGACCTGGCTGCGGTTCGGGCTGTGGATGCTGCTCGGGGTCGTCGTGTACTGGCTCTACGGCCGCCGCCACAGCCGGCTGGAGCCAGGCGCCCCGGTGCCGCACCGGAGCCACTGA